The following proteins come from a genomic window of Winogradskyella sp. PC-19:
- the rpsD gene encoding 30S ribosomal protein S4, producing the protein MARYTGPKTKIARKFGQAIFGDDKAFEKRNYPPGQHGNNRRRGKKSEYAIQLMEKQKAKYTYGILEKQFRNMFKRATAAQGITGEVLLQLCESRLDNVVFRMGIAPTRSGARQLVSHRHITVNGEKVNIPSYQLKAGDVVGVREKSKSLEAITNSLANSSNVYEWITWNNDTKSGTYVSVPARIQIPEQINEQFIVELYSK; encoded by the coding sequence ATGGCAAGATATACTGGTCCTAAAACTAAAATAGCTCGAAAATTTGGTCAAGCTATCTTCGGAGATGACAAAGCCTTCGAAAAAAGAAATTATCCTCCAGGGCAACACGGAAACAACCGTCGTCGTGGAAAAAAATCTGAATATGCAATCCAATTAATGGAGAAGCAAAAAGCTAAATACACCTATGGTATTTTAGAAAAGCAATTCAGAAACATGTTCAAAAGAGCAACTGCAGCACAAGGTATTACAGGTGAAGTATTATTACAATTATGTGAATCTCGTTTAGATAACGTTGTTTTCAGAATGGGTATTGCTCCGACACGTAGTGGTGCACGTCAGTTAGTATCACATAGACACATTACAGTTAATGGTGAAAAGGTAAACATTCCTTCTTACCAATTAAAAGCTGGAGACGTTGTTGGTGTTAGAGAAAAATCTAAATCTTTAGAAGCAATTACTAATTCATTAGCTAATTCTAGCAATGTTTACGAATGGATTACTTGGAACAACGATACTAAATCTGGTACTTATGTTTCTGTACCTGCACGTATCCAAATTCCTGAGCAAATCAACGAACAGTTTATCGTTGAACTTTACTCTAAATAA
- the rpsK gene encoding 30S ribosomal protein S11 gives MAKSSTKKRKVIVDAIGEAHITASFNNIIVSLTNKKGDVISWSSAGKMGFRGSKKNTPYAAQLAAEDAAGVAKEAGLKKVKVYVKGPGNGRESAIRSIHNAGIEVSEIIDVTPLPHNGCRPPKRRRV, from the coding sequence ATGGCAAAGTCAAGTACAAAAAAACGTAAAGTAATAGTTGATGCTATTGGAGAAGCGCACATAACTGCATCTTTTAACAACATCATTGTTTCTTTAACAAATAAAAAAGGTGACGTAATTTCTTGGTCATCAGCTGGTAAAATGGGTTTTAGAGGTTCTAAAAAGAACACACCTTACGCTGCTCAATTAGCTGCAGAAGATGCTGCTGGAGTTGCAAAAGAAGCTGGATTAAAGAAAGTAAAAGTGTATGTAAAAGGCCCTGGTAATGGTAGAGAATCTGCTATCAGATCTATACACAACGCAGGAATTGAAGTATCAGAAATTATTGATGTTACTCCTTTACCGCACAACGGTTGTCGTCCACCAAAAAGACGTAGAGTATAA
- the eno gene encoding phosphopyruvate hydratase yields MSIIINIHARQILDSRGNPTVEVDVVTENGVMGRAAVPSGASTGEHEAVELRDGGDTYMGKGVLKAVGNVNAIIAQELLGVSVFEQNAIDKLMIDLDGTPNKSKLGANAILGVSLAVAKAAANELAMPLYRYVGGVSANTLPVPMMNIINGGSHSDAPIAFQEFMVMPVKAKNFTHAMQMGTEIFHNLKKVLHDRNLSTAVGDEGGFAPNLAGGTEDALETIAKAVANAGYNLGDDVMIALDCAAAEFYKDGKYDYTIFEGESGKVRTSQEQADYLAELASKYPIISIEDGMDENDWEGWKYLTDKIGDKVQLVGDDLFVTNVERLGRGISEGIANSILIKVNQIGTLTETISAVNMAHNAGYTSVMSHRSGETEDNTIADLAVALNTGQIKTGSASRSDRMAKYNQLLRIEEELGEVAYFPQQNAFKIS; encoded by the coding sequence ATGAGCATTATAATTAATATTCACGCAAGACAAATATTAGATAGTAGAGGTAACCCAACTGTAGAAGTAGATGTAGTTACAGAAAACGGTGTTATGGGACGAGCAGCTGTGCCTTCTGGTGCTTCAACTGGTGAGCACGAAGCGGTTGAACTTCGTGATGGCGGTGACACTTACATGGGTAAAGGCGTATTAAAAGCTGTAGGGAATGTCAATGCAATAATTGCTCAAGAGTTATTAGGTGTTTCTGTTTTTGAACAAAATGCTATTGACAAGCTAATGATAGATTTAGATGGTACACCGAATAAATCAAAATTAGGTGCTAACGCTATTTTAGGTGTGTCTCTTGCAGTTGCAAAAGCAGCGGCAAACGAGTTAGCAATGCCATTATATAGATATGTTGGTGGGGTTTCAGCTAATACATTGCCAGTGCCAATGATGAACATTATCAACGGTGGTTCTCACTCAGATGCACCAATCGCTTTCCAAGAGTTTATGGTTATGCCAGTAAAAGCAAAAAACTTTACACACGCAATGCAGATGGGAACTGAGATTTTCCATAATCTTAAAAAAGTATTGCATGACAGAAATCTAAGCACAGCAGTAGGTGATGAAGGTGGTTTTGCGCCAAACTTAGCAGGAGGAACTGAAGATGCCTTAGAAACAATTGCAAAAGCTGTAGCTAATGCTGGTTACAATCTAGGTGATGATGTAATGATTGCTCTAGATTGTGCTGCTGCAGAATTCTATAAAGATGGTAAATACGATTATACAATTTTTGAAGGCGAATCAGGAAAAGTAAGAACAAGTCAAGAGCAAGCAGATTACTTAGCAGAATTGGCATCAAAATACCCTATCATATCTATCGAAGATGGTATGGACGAAAACGATTGGGAAGGTTGGAAATATCTAACCGATAAGATTGGTGATAAAGTTCAGTTAGTTGGTGACGATTTGTTTGTAACTAATGTAGAGCGTTTAGGTAGAGGTATTTCTGAAGGTATTGCCAATTCAATTTTAATAAAAGTCAATCAAATAGGTACATTAACTGAAACAATATCTGCAGTTAACATGGCACATAATGCAGGTTATACGTCTGTAATGTCACATCGTTCTGGTGAAACTGAGGACAATACTATTGCAGATTTAGCAGTAGCATTAAATACTGGCCAGATTAAAACAGGTTCTGCATCACGTAGTGACCGTATGGCAAAATACAACCAGTTATTACGTATCGAAGAAGAATTAGGAGAAGTAGCTTATTTTCCTCAGCAAAATGCCTTTAAGATAAGTTAA
- a CDS encoding reprolysin-like metallopeptidase — protein MKQTLLLIVSSFLMLSLFGQAQSSVWQEQQESQLSSRTKSLNRVIIPNVYKVFALDLNRLTDAISSAPNRISNSMRGSDIITQFPNPDGAIESYRIQKTDVMHPDLASKYPAISTYYGQSISNPLNKIYFTITSQGFRGVITGQKTVYIDPYAKGDTSNYLVYNRFDYTRSTSDNWRCYADDVQNEVEENFDTSQIERNVQDGVLRRYEIAIACTSEYTAYHNDGNAGNGNAKADALAAMVITVARVNSVYERDFAVTFQLVPDNDLLIYENGFSVGGDPEPYDNYSGGQMIGVNTSNITGLIGAGAYDIGHVFSTGGGGIAGTSPCSTSNKGRGVTGIVTPEFDPFDIDYVSHEIGHQYGAGHTYYNACFGSKVSDDYEPGSASTIMGYAGICAPNVQDNSDGYFHARSIVQMSSSILADACETEISISNIEPTANAGSNYTIPFSTPFILDGSSSSDPNGADVLTYNWEQYDNDGTYAQPPLSTNAGGPVFRTNFPVTDPTRTFPNLEAVINNTTPTWEVLPSVARQLDFRLTVRDNAVAGGQTDHDNTVITVSGSAGPFLVSSPNTGGEIWYTGATETITWNVNSTNTLSPNVNILLSTDGGYTYPVTLASNVTNDGSQNITVPNNIGTTNRIKIEAASNIFFDLSNADFEIKAGTFELASANPTVSVCQPSDAIFNLDYTPAPGFTENVDLTVIGAPAGTSATLSTTTINSAGSFSLTISNTGAITAGNYPITIQGEGQTTSATETFDVLLNVFDNTIGNVNLISPTNGARNQSANQLLSWDALSSASQYDIEISTTPDFAVLAESATVINATEYQTTSLSAGTVYYWRVRPENTCLVGSFGEIFVFQTANDVCITYDNEYYEDNDDEWETFSNNAVSARVDVPDDIIVNDVTFYMNATHSDVGDIKMQFSSPAGLFAEVYNRDCSSGSNFDVTFTDAGSSLSCSGTPRVSGNVLPSQAFSRFDGTNGQGTWVLLATDRESDSQGGTFNAFSVTICGELQIVNDVTIVNKVDMGLNQGASTAISLLELQVEQPGAANNDLTYTITQLPANGTLFNNGVAVNIGDTFTQTTIANNQLSYTHDGSSTPADSFKFSVEGNDSAILGGQEFSFNVVLGLDELDTNNFNLYPNPNKGDFNIAFGRNFNDINVQLFDIRGIEILNKDYTTNSNTITVSTNNISDGLYIVRIKADQFTVDKKIVIKR, from the coding sequence ATGAAACAAACTTTACTATTAATCGTATCGAGCTTTTTGATGCTTTCACTTTTCGGTCAAGCTCAATCTAGTGTTTGGCAAGAACAACAAGAGTCTCAACTTTCTAGCAGAACTAAAAGCTTAAACAGAGTTATAATACCTAATGTTTACAAAGTATTTGCTTTGGATTTGAATAGGCTTACTGATGCTATTAGTTCAGCACCTAATCGTATTTCGAATAGTATGAGAGGTTCTGATATCATCACTCAATTTCCTAATCCAGACGGTGCAATAGAAAGCTATAGGATTCAAAAAACAGATGTTATGCATCCAGATTTAGCTTCAAAGTATCCAGCTATTTCAACATACTATGGACAAAGTATCTCTAACCCATTAAATAAAATTTATTTTACAATAACATCTCAAGGATTTAGGGGTGTCATTACAGGACAAAAAACAGTTTATATTGACCCTTATGCTAAAGGTGATACTTCAAATTACCTAGTGTATAACAGATTTGATTATACAAGAAGCACTTCTGACAATTGGAGATGTTATGCAGATGATGTTCAAAATGAAGTTGAAGAAAATTTTGATACAAGTCAAATTGAACGAAATGTTCAAGATGGAGTTTTAAGAAGATATGAAATAGCAATTGCTTGTACTTCTGAATATACAGCTTACCACAATGATGGTAACGCAGGTAACGGTAATGCAAAAGCGGATGCTCTTGCAGCTATGGTAATTACAGTGGCAAGAGTTAACTCTGTTTATGAGCGAGATTTTGCGGTAACTTTTCAATTGGTACCAGACAATGATTTATTGATCTACGAAAATGGATTTTCGGTAGGAGGCGACCCAGAACCTTACGATAATTATAGTGGAGGTCAAATGATAGGCGTAAACACATCTAATATTACTGGATTAATTGGAGCTGGAGCTTATGATATCGGACACGTGTTTTCTACAGGTGGTGGTGGAATTGCAGGGACAAGTCCATGCTCAACATCTAATAAAGGTCGAGGCGTAACAGGTATTGTAACACCAGAGTTCGATCCTTTTGATATTGATTATGTCTCGCACGAGATTGGTCACCAATATGGTGCTGGTCATACGTATTATAATGCTTGCTTTGGTTCTAAAGTTAGTGATGATTACGAGCCAGGTAGTGCATCTACAATTATGGGATACGCTGGTATTTGTGCACCAAACGTTCAGGATAATAGTGATGGGTATTTTCATGCAAGAAGTATTGTACAGATGTCATCATCTATTCTAGCTGATGCTTGTGAAACAGAAATATCTATTTCTAATATAGAGCCAACGGCTAATGCAGGTTCTAATTATACAATACCATTTTCTACACCTTTTATATTAGATGGAAGCAGTTCTTCAGATCCTAATGGAGCAGATGTATTAACTTATAATTGGGAGCAGTACGATAATGACGGTACTTATGCTCAGCCACCATTATCTACAAATGCAGGTGGACCAGTATTTAGAACAAATTTTCCGGTTACAGACCCAACAAGAACGTTTCCAAATTTAGAAGCTGTTATTAATAATACAACACCAACTTGGGAAGTTTTACCAAGTGTAGCTCGTCAATTAGACTTTAGACTTACTGTAAGAGACAATGCAGTTGCTGGAGGTCAAACAGATCACGACAATACTGTTATCACAGTTTCTGGTTCAGCTGGACCGTTCTTAGTATCATCCCCAAATACTGGTGGTGAAATTTGGTACACTGGAGCAACAGAAACTATTACATGGAATGTAAATAGTACAAACACGTTATCTCCAAACGTAAACATATTATTATCTACTGATGGCGGATATACATATCCAGTAACCTTAGCATCCAATGTTACCAATGATGGTTCGCAAAATATAACTGTGCCTAACAATATTGGTACAACAAACAGAATTAAAATTGAGGCAGCTAGTAATATATTCTTTGATTTATCTAATGCAGATTTTGAAATCAAAGCAGGAACCTTTGAGTTAGCATCAGCAAATCCAACAGTGTCTGTATGTCAGCCTTCTGACGCTATATTTAATTTAGATTATACACCAGCTCCAGGCTTTACAGAAAATGTAGATTTAACAGTTATTGGAGCTCCAGCAGGAACTTCTGCAACACTATCTACAACAACTATAAACTCAGCTGGGAGCTTTTCACTTACAATTTCTAATACAGGAGCAATTACTGCTGGTAATTATCCGATTACTATTCAAGGTGAAGGACAAACAACATCAGCTACTGAAACTTTCGATGTATTATTAAATGTATTTGATAACACCATTGGTAATGTCAATCTTATAAGTCCTACAAATGGTGCAAGAAATCAATCTGCAAATCAACTATTAAGCTGGGATGCATTAAGTAGTGCTTCACAATATGATATAGAAATATCGACAACACCAGATTTTGCTGTATTGGCTGAATCTGCGACAGTGATTAATGCTACTGAGTACCAAACCACGTCTCTTTCTGCTGGTACAGTTTACTATTGGAGAGTTAGACCAGAAAACACGTGTTTAGTAGGTAGTTTTGGTGAAATATTTGTATTTCAAACTGCTAATGATGTATGTATAACTTATGATAATGAATATTATGAAGATAATGATGACGAGTGGGAAACATTTTCAAATAATGCGGTAAGTGCTCGAGTAGATGTGCCAGATGATATTATAGTTAATGATGTTACATTTTACATGAATGCGACCCATTCAGATGTGGGTGATATAAAGATGCAATTTAGTTCACCTGCTGGTTTATTTGCAGAGGTTTATAATAGAGACTGTTCTTCAGGAAGTAATTTCGATGTTACTTTTACTGATGCAGGTTCTTCATTATCCTGCTCAGGAACACCAAGAGTTAGTGGTAATGTTTTACCTAGTCAAGCTTTTTCTAGATTTGATGGTACCAACGGACAAGGAACTTGGGTCTTATTAGCGACAGATAGAGAGTCAGATTCTCAAGGCGGAACTTTTAATGCATTTAGCGTTACTATTTGTGGTGAGTTACAAATTGTAAATGATGTTACTATCGTCAACAAAGTCGATATGGGATTAAATCAAGGTGCTTCTACAGCGATAAGCTTATTGGAGTTGCAAGTAGAACAACCTGGAGCAGCTAATAACGATTTAACTTATACCATTACGCAATTACCGGCTAACGGAACGTTGTTTAATAATGGCGTAGCAGTTAACATTGGAGATACTTTTACACAAACAACTATAGCTAATAATCAATTGTCTTATACACATGATGGTTCAAGCACTCCAGCAGATAGCTTTAAGTTTTCTGTAGAAGGAAATGATAGTGCTATTTTGGGTGGACAAGAATTTAGTTTTAATGTTGTTTTAGGCTTAGACGAATTAGACACTAACAACTTTAATTTATATCCTAATCCAAATAAAGGAGATTTTAATATTGCTTTTGGAAGAAATTTCAATGATATTAACGTGCAGTTATTTGATATAAGAGGAATAGAAATTCTTAACAAAGACTACACAACAAATAGTAATACGATTACAGTCTCAACGAATAATATTTCTGACGGTTTATATATCGTTAGAATCAAAGCAGACCAATTTACGGTCGATAAAAAAATAGTAATAAAGCGATAG
- the rplQ gene encoding 50S ribosomal protein L17: MRHGKKFNHLGRKTAHRKAMLANMACSLIEHKRINTTVAKAKALKQFVEPMITKSKTDTTHNRRIVFSKLRQKEAVTELFRDVAAKIGERPGGYTRIIKLGNRLGDNADMAMIELVDYNEIYNADKAAKKTTRRSRRGGKKAVATPPVDTKATNEEE, translated from the coding sequence ATGAGACACGGAAAAAAATTCAATCACTTAGGTCGTAAGACTGCTCACAGAAAAGCAATGTTAGCTAATATGGCTTGTTCTTTAATCGAACACAAACGTATTAACACAACAGTAGCAAAAGCTAAAGCTTTGAAACAGTTTGTTGAGCCAATGATTACTAAGTCTAAAACAGATACAACACACAACAGACGTATTGTATTTTCTAAACTTAGACAAAAAGAAGCTGTAACTGAATTATTTAGAGACGTTGCTGCTAAAATTGGTGAACGTCCTGGAGGTTATACTCGTATTATCAAATTAGGAAACAGACTTGGTGATAACGCTGATATGGCAATGATTGAGTTAGTAGACTATAACGAGATATACAATGCAGATAAAGCTGCTAAGAAAACGACTCGTAGAAGTAGAAGAGGTGGAAAAAAAGCTGTTGCCACACCACCAGTAGATACTAAAGCTACTAACGAAGAAGAATAA
- a CDS encoding citrate synthase, translating to MSDKAILEIDGQKYEFPLITGTENEVAIDVKALRGSTKGVITLDPGYKNTGSCESAITFLDGEKGILRYRGYSIEELAEKADFLEVAFLLIFGELPNKEQLDKFHADIKSHSVVDDDIKKIIDAFPKSAHPMGVLSSLTSALTAFNPSSVDVDSEEEMYNAIVRILGKFPVLVAWTMRKKQGLPLDYGDDNLGYVENVLKMMFKNPNKDYEQNEVLVNALDKLLILHADHEQNCSTSTVRITGSSHAGLFVSLAAGISALWGPLHGGANQAVLEMLEAIKEDGGDTKKYMAKAKDKSDPFRLMGFGHRVYKNFDPRAKIIKVAADEVLSDLGVEDPILDIAKGLEKEALEDQYFVDRKLYPNVDFYSGIIYRAMGIPVEMFTVMFALGRLPGWIAQWKEMRMRKEPIGRPRQLYTGETLRPFAPIEKR from the coding sequence ATGTCAGATAAAGCGATATTAGAGATTGATGGACAGAAATATGAGTTTCCATTAATTACAGGAACAGAGAATGAAGTTGCTATAGATGTTAAAGCGCTCCGAGGAAGCACAAAAGGTGTTATTACACTTGACCCTGGTTATAAAAATACCGGAAGCTGCGAGAGTGCCATTACATTTTTAGATGGCGAAAAAGGAATCCTGAGATATCGTGGCTATTCTATTGAAGAATTAGCTGAAAAAGCAGACTTCTTAGAAGTGGCTTTTTTGTTGATTTTTGGTGAGTTACCAAACAAAGAACAATTAGATAAATTTCATGCAGATATCAAATCGCATTCAGTTGTAGATGACGATATCAAAAAAATCATTGACGCGTTTCCAAAGTCTGCACATCCAATGGGTGTGTTATCATCTTTGACAAGTGCCTTAACAGCATTTAATCCATCTTCTGTAGATGTAGATTCTGAAGAAGAAATGTACAATGCTATTGTGCGTATTTTAGGTAAGTTTCCAGTATTGGTAGCTTGGACGATGCGTAAAAAGCAAGGGTTACCACTAGATTATGGAGATGATAACTTGGGCTATGTAGAAAATGTATTGAAGATGATGTTCAAAAATCCTAACAAGGATTATGAGCAAAATGAAGTTTTAGTTAATGCTCTAGACAAATTATTAATCTTACATGCAGACCACGAGCAAAACTGTTCGACATCTACAGTAAGAATTACTGGGTCATCACACGCTGGACTTTTTGTTTCTCTAGCAGCAGGTATTTCTGCACTTTGGGGACCATTACATGGTGGTGCTAACCAAGCTGTATTAGAAATGCTTGAAGCTATCAAAGAAGATGGTGGAGATACTAAGAAGTACATGGCTAAGGCAAAAGATAAAAGTGACCCTTTCCGTTTAATGGGCTTTGGTCACCGTGTTTATAAAAACTTTGACCCAAGAGCAAAAATCATTAAGGTTGCTGCCGATGAGGTATTGTCTGATTTAGGTGTCGAAGACCCAATCTTAGATATCGCTAAAGGTTTAGAAAAAGAAGCTTTAGAAGACCAGTATTTTGTAGACCGTAAATTATATCCAAACGTAGACTTCTACTCTGGGATTATTTACCGTGCTATGGGTATACCTGTAGAAATGTTTACAGTAATGTTTGCATTAGGTCGTTTACCAGGTTGGATTGCACAGTGGAAAGAAATGCGCATGCGCAAAGAGCCAATCGGTCGCCCACGTCAATTATACACGGGCGAAACATTAAGACCATTTGCACCAATAGAAAAAAGATAA
- a CDS encoding DNA-directed RNA polymerase subunit alpha — protein sequence MAILNFQKPDKVIMIDSNEFEGKFEFRPLEPGYGLTVGNALRRVLLSSLEGFAITSVRIEGVDHEFSTISGVVEDVTEMILNLKQVNFKRQIDEVDNETVTISISGQEQITAGDFQKFISGFQVLNTDLVICNLDPKVNINMEITIEKGRGYVPAEENKKASAPIGTIFTDSIYTPIKNVKYGIENFRVEQKTDYEKLVFEIQTDGSIHPKDALTEAAKILIHHFMLFSDERITLEADEIAQTETYDEESLHMRQLLKTKLVDMDLSVRALNCLKAAEVDTLGDLVSFNKNDLMKFRNFGKKSLTELEELVNVKGLNFGMDLSKYKLDKD from the coding sequence ATGGCAATATTAAATTTTCAGAAGCCCGATAAAGTAATCATGATAGATTCTAATGAATTCGAAGGTAAATTCGAGTTCAGACCATTAGAGCCTGGTTATGGTTTAACAGTAGGTAATGCATTAAGACGTGTATTATTATCTTCTTTAGAAGGTTTTGCAATCACTTCTGTTCGTATTGAAGGAGTAGATCACGAGTTTTCTACAATTTCTGGTGTAGTAGAAGATGTAACTGAAATGATTTTGAACTTAAAGCAAGTTAACTTTAAGCGTCAAATTGATGAAGTAGATAACGAAACTGTTACAATTTCTATTTCAGGTCAAGAGCAAATTACAGCAGGAGATTTCCAAAAGTTTATCTCTGGATTCCAAGTATTAAATACAGATTTAGTTATCTGTAACCTAGATCCAAAAGTTAACATTAACATGGAAATTACAATTGAAAAAGGTAGAGGTTATGTGCCAGCAGAAGAAAACAAAAAAGCTTCAGCCCCAATAGGTACAATTTTTACAGATTCAATTTACACACCAATAAAAAATGTGAAATACGGAATCGAAAATTTCCGTGTTGAGCAAAAAACGGATTACGAAAAATTAGTTTTCGAAATTCAAACTGACGGATCAATTCATCCAAAAGATGCATTGACTGAAGCAGCAAAAATATTAATTCATCACTTCATGTTATTCTCTGATGAGCGTATCACTTTAGAAGCTGATGAAATTGCACAGACTGAAACTTATGATGAAGAGTCACTTCACATGAGACAACTATTAAAAACTAAGTTAGTTGATATGGATCTTTCTGTACGTGCGCTTAACTGCTTAAAAGCTGCAGAAGTAGATACCCTAGGAGACTTAGTATCTTTCAACAAAAACGATTTAATGAAATTCAGAAACTTTGGTAAGAAGTCTTTAACTGAGCTAGAAGAACTAGTAAACGTTAAAGGTCTTAACTTCGGAATGGATTTAAGTAAATACAAGTTAGATAAAGACTAA
- a CDS encoding dimethylarginine dimethylaminohydrolase family protein, protein MKLHIQNETSRLRAVILGTAKSNGPTPKPEDCYDPKSKQHVLAGTYPKEEDMIAEMEAVAAVLEKYDVTVYRPEVLEDYNQIFARDISFVIEDKIIIANILPDRKREVEATEYVWSTVEKKNRIILPDECHIEGGDVMPWNDYIFIGTYSGDDYPDYITARTNVQAVKALQDLFPHKKVKAFELRKSNTDPKENALHLDCCFQPIGKDKAIIHKNGFLVEEEYQWLVDYFGKDNVFEITKDEMYDMNSNIFSISEDVIISEQNFTRLNTWLREQGFTVEEVPYAEIAKQEGLLRCSTMPLIRD, encoded by the coding sequence ATGAAACTTCATATACAAAACGAAACTTCTCGATTAAGAGCTGTCATTTTAGGCACTGCCAAAAGCAATGGTCCAACGCCAAAACCCGAAGATTGCTACGACCCAAAAAGTAAGCAACACGTTTTAGCTGGTACCTATCCTAAAGAAGAAGATATGATTGCCGAAATGGAAGCTGTTGCTGCCGTTTTAGAGAAGTACGATGTCACAGTATATCGTCCTGAAGTTTTAGAAGATTACAACCAAATTTTTGCTCGTGATATCTCTTTTGTTATTGAAGACAAAATTATCATCGCTAATATTTTGCCAGACCGTAAGCGCGAAGTAGAAGCGACAGAGTATGTTTGGAGTACAGTAGAAAAAAAGAACCGTATCATCTTACCAGACGAGTGTCATATCGAAGGTGGCGACGTTATGCCTTGGAACGATTATATTTTTATCGGTACATACTCAGGTGACGATTACCCAGATTATATTACGGCGCGTACTAATGTCCAAGCCGTAAAAGCATTACAAGATTTATTTCCACATAAAAAAGTAAAGGCTTTTGAATTGCGAAAGTCTAACACTGACCCAAAAGAAAACGCACTGCATTTAGACTGCTGTTTTCAACCGATAGGTAAGGACAAAGCTATTATCCATAAAAATGGTTTTTTAGTTGAAGAAGAATACCAATGGCTAGTCGATTATTTTGGTAAAGACAATGTATTTGAAATTACCAAAGACGAAATGTATGATATGAATAGTAACATCTTTTCCATATCGGAAGATGTGATTATCTCCGAGCAAAACTTTACACGTTTAAATACGTGGTTACGCGAACAAGGTTTTACTGTTGAAGAAGTCCCATATGCCGAGATTGCCAAACAAGAAGGTTTACTACGTTGTAGTACGATGCCTTTGATTAGGGATTAA
- the carA gene encoding glutamine-hydrolyzing carbamoyl-phosphate synthase small subunit: MKYKQRKKALILLADGTIFHGKSIGKEGTAFGEVCFNTGTTGYQEIFTDPSYFGQLMVTTNAHIGNYGTKDSEVESDSVKIAGLICKNFSFEYSRPGADRSLEDFFDKNNTLAISHVDTRALVSYIRDNGAMNAVISTDVNNIESLKKKLAEQPSMNGLELASKVSTKEPYFYGDENATYKIAALDIGIKKNILRNLAQRDAYIKVFPYNSKFEDLEAFNPDGYFLSNGPGDPEPLVEAQEVAKQIIAKDKPLFGICLGHQVIALANGISTYKMHNGHRGINHPVKNLLTGKGEITSQNHGFAINREETEANSNIEITHVHLNDDTVAGIRIKDKNCFSVQYHPEASPGPNDSTYLFDEFIGNLKK, encoded by the coding sequence ATGAAATACAAACAAAGAAAAAAAGCGCTTATACTCTTAGCTGACGGTACTATTTTTCATGGTAAGTCTATTGGTAAAGAAGGTACTGCATTTGGAGAAGTTTGTTTCAATACAGGAACAACTGGTTATCAAGAAATCTTTACTGACCCATCATATTTTGGACAATTGATGGTAACTACTAATGCTCATATTGGAAATTACGGAACAAAAGACAGTGAAGTCGAATCAGACTCAGTCAAAATTGCTGGATTAATTTGTAAAAATTTCAGTTTTGAATATTCAAGACCTGGAGCCGATAGATCTCTAGAAGACTTTTTTGATAAAAATAATACATTAGCCATATCTCATGTAGATACTCGAGCTTTAGTTAGCTATATAAGAGACAATGGTGCAATGAATGCTGTTATTTCTACTGATGTTAATAATATTGAAAGTTTAAAAAAGAAATTAGCAGAACAACCGAGTATGAATGGTTTGGAGTTAGCTTCAAAAGTATCTACTAAAGAGCCTTACTTCTACGGAGATGAAAATGCAACTTATAAAATAGCGGCATTAGATATAGGTATTAAAAAGAATATCCTACGTAATTTAGCGCAACGAGATGCTTACATTAAAGTGTTTCCTTATAATTCTAAGTTTGAGGATTTAGAAGCATTTAATCCAGATGGATATTTCTTGTCTAATGGTCCTGGCGATCCAGAGCCATTAGTTGAAGCGCAAGAAGTGGCTAAACAAATTATAGCAAAAGATAAACCTCTATTTGGTATTTGCTTAGGCCATCAAGTTATAGCTTTAGCCAACGGAATCTCTACATACAAAATGCATAATGGTCACAGAGGTATAAATCACCCAGTAAAAAACCTGTTAACAGGAAAAGGAGAAATCACGTCTCAAAACCACGGATTTGCTATTAATAGAGAAGAAACGGAAGCCAATTCTAACATCGAAATTACGCACGTGCATCTTAACGATGATACTGTAGCAGGAATTCGAATAAAAGATAAAAACTGTTTTTCTGTACAATACCATCCAGAAGCAAGTCCTGGACCAAACGACTCAACATATTTGTTTGATGAGTTTATAGGTAACTTGAAAAAATAA